A genomic window from Cupriavidus metallidurans CH34 includes:
- a CDS encoding Ldh family oxidoreductase produces MKITLDSARQFARSILAAQGVPADIADDVAEHLVEADRSGYVSHGLSILPNYRRAIESGNVNPTGRAACVLDRDMLMVFDGNGGFGQHVGKTVMTRAIERVRQHGHCIVTLRKSHHLGRMGHYGEMVASAGFVLLSFTNVINRPPVVAPFGGRVPRLTTNPLCFAGPMPNGRPPLVVDIATSAIAINKARVLAEKGEPAPENSIIDAEGNPTTDAGVMFDDQPGSLLPFGAHKGYGLGVVAELLAGVLSGGGTIQPDNPRGGVATNNLFAVLLNPELDLGINWEREEVEAFVRYLHDTPPAPGFDQVQYPGEYEAMHRAAAATHLEINPKIWSHLAALAGDLGVDMPAA; encoded by the coding sequence ATGAAAATTACCCTAGACAGCGCGCGGCAGTTCGCGCGCAGCATCCTGGCGGCGCAGGGTGTGCCCGCCGATATCGCCGATGACGTGGCCGAGCACCTGGTGGAAGCCGATCGCAGCGGCTACGTCAGCCACGGCCTGTCGATCCTGCCGAACTACCGCCGTGCCATCGAGAGTGGCAACGTGAATCCCACCGGACGCGCTGCGTGCGTGCTCGACCGCGACATGCTGATGGTGTTCGACGGTAACGGCGGCTTTGGCCAGCACGTCGGCAAGACCGTGATGACGCGTGCCATCGAACGCGTGCGTCAGCACGGCCATTGCATCGTGACACTGCGCAAATCGCACCACCTTGGCCGCATGGGCCACTATGGCGAGATGGTGGCCAGCGCAGGCTTCGTGCTGTTGAGCTTCACCAACGTGATCAACCGGCCGCCCGTGGTCGCGCCCTTCGGCGGCCGCGTGCCACGGCTCACCACCAATCCGCTTTGCTTTGCCGGGCCGATGCCGAACGGGCGACCGCCGCTCGTCGTCGATATCGCCACCAGCGCCATCGCCATCAACAAGGCACGCGTGCTGGCGGAGAAAGGCGAGCCCGCGCCGGAGAACAGCATCATCGACGCCGAAGGCAACCCGACTACCGATGCGGGGGTCATGTTCGACGATCAACCGGGATCGCTGCTGCCGTTTGGCGCCCACAAGGGCTACGGTCTCGGCGTGGTGGCGGAACTGCTGGCCGGGGTGTTGTCCGGCGGTGGCACGATCCAGCCGGACAACCCGCGCGGCGGCGTGGCCACGAACAACCTGTTCGCGGTGCTGCTGAATCCCGAACTCGATCTCGGCATCAACTGGGAACGGGAGGAGGTAGAGGCCTTCGTGCGCTACCTCCACGACACGCCGCCTGCGCCAGGCTTCGACCAGGTGCAGTATCCGGGCGAGTACGAAGCCATGCATCGCGCCGCGGCGGCAACGCATCTGGAGATCAATCCGAAGATCTGGAGCCATCTGGCAGCGTTGGCGGGGGATCTCGGGGTGGATATGCCGGCGGCGTAG
- a CDS encoding DASS family sodium-coupled anion symporter, whose translation MPESQVPPAASGAPTAATAVAAAPKLNIHWGLYAAVVVLIAVLLIPMPADLPVAGQRMLAILAFAVVVWITEAVTYETSAIMITSLMAGLIGFAPMVNDPNTLYGTSRALGMALAGFSNTALALVAAALFISAAMTVTGLDRRIALVTLSAIGTSTRRILIGTIAVTILLSLVVPSATARSACTVPIMMGVIAAFGVDKKSNIAAGIMIMVAQATSVWNVGIQTAAAQNLLTAGFMDKLLGERVTWLQWLIAGAPWAIVMSIVLYFLVRWLLPPETDAIAGGKEAVQRELAALGPMTGPQKRLAAVAIGLLLFWATEGKLHKFDTASITFVGLVILMLPRIGVMDWKTMQQRTPWGTLIVFGVGISLGTALLTTQAGQWLGKFVVTHSGLANHGTLLVFAVLAAFLILIHLGFASATALTSAMLPILISVLQTIPGDMNKVGMTMLLGFTVSFGFILPINAPQNMVCLGTDTFNGRQFARIGIPTTIIGYLLMLLFASTYWRWLGWI comes from the coding sequence ATGCCTGAATCACAAGTACCTCCTGCCGCCTCCGGCGCCCCCACCGCCGCGACGGCCGTCGCGGCCGCGCCCAAGCTCAATATCCACTGGGGTCTGTATGCGGCCGTGGTCGTGCTGATCGCGGTGCTCCTGATACCGATGCCGGCTGACCTGCCTGTGGCCGGTCAGCGCATGCTGGCCATCCTGGCATTCGCGGTCGTGGTGTGGATTACCGAAGCGGTGACCTACGAGACCAGCGCCATCATGATCACGTCGCTGATGGCCGGCCTGATCGGCTTCGCGCCGATGGTCAATGACCCCAACACGCTATATGGCACATCGCGCGCGCTTGGCATGGCCCTGGCGGGCTTCTCGAACACCGCGCTGGCCCTCGTCGCCGCCGCGCTGTTCATCTCGGCGGCCATGACCGTGACCGGACTGGACCGGCGCATCGCGCTGGTCACCTTGTCGGCCATCGGCACCAGTACCCGACGCATCCTGATCGGCACGATCGCCGTCACGATCCTGCTCAGCCTGGTGGTGCCGAGCGCCACCGCGCGCAGCGCATGTACCGTGCCGATCATGATGGGCGTGATCGCCGCATTCGGCGTCGACAAGAAGTCGAACATCGCAGCCGGCATCATGATCATGGTCGCGCAAGCCACCAGCGTCTGGAACGTCGGTATCCAGACCGCCGCCGCACAGAACCTGCTGACCGCGGGCTTCATGGACAAGCTGCTCGGCGAACGCGTGACCTGGCTGCAATGGCTGATTGCCGGCGCTCCCTGGGCCATCGTGATGTCGATCGTGCTGTACTTCCTCGTGCGCTGGCTGCTTCCGCCTGAAACCGACGCAATTGCGGGCGGCAAGGAAGCCGTGCAGCGTGAGCTGGCCGCGCTGGGTCCGATGACGGGCCCGCAGAAGCGCCTGGCTGCCGTCGCCATCGGCCTGCTGCTGTTCTGGGCCACCGAGGGCAAGCTGCACAAGTTCGATACGGCGTCGATCACGTTCGTGGGCCTGGTGATCCTGATGCTGCCGCGCATCGGCGTGATGGACTGGAAGACGATGCAGCAACGCACGCCATGGGGCACGCTGATCGTGTTCGGCGTTGGTATCAGCCTGGGCACCGCGCTGCTGACCACGCAGGCCGGCCAATGGCTCGGGAAATTCGTCGTCACGCATTCCGGCCTGGCCAATCACGGCACGCTGCTGGTCTTTGCCGTGCTGGCGGCATTCCTGATCCTGATCCACCTCGGCTTTGCCAGCGCCACGGCACTGACCTCCGCGATGCTGCCGATCCTGATCTCGGTACTGCAAACCATACCCGGTGACATGAACAAGGTCGGCATGACGATGCTGCTCGGCTTCACGGTCAGCTTCGGCTTCATCCTGCCCATCAACGCACCGCAGAACATGGTCTGCCTCGGCACCGATACCTTCAACGGGCGACAGTTCGCGCGCATCGGCATCCCGACCACGATCATCGGGTATCTGCTGATGCTGCTGTTCGCGTCGACGTACTGGCGCTGGCTTGGCTGGATCTGA
- a CDS encoding tyrosine-protein phosphatase, producing MNHDTRPSLGLETIPNARDLGGLAGLSGRRVRSGKLYRSANPALASAADLDRLHSLDLDIVVDFRSPGEKSPAEAAFGERFHWLAVPVLEGSMAMDVLVPRLRASTPTQMRDFMLDVYRDFPVRYREAFGAFLRHAEAGRTLFYHCTAGKDRTGFASLLLLSALGVSQDEIVANYLESNHWNRRLNEDVLARVAPIGVDADVIMPLLEVRPEYLEASMDAIARAYGSVEQFLADDLRIDVGQLRGHYLED from the coding sequence ATGAATCACGACACACGCCCCTCGCTGGGGCTGGAGACGATCCCCAACGCGCGTGACCTTGGCGGACTGGCCGGTTTATCCGGCCGTCGCGTCAGGTCGGGCAAGCTCTATCGCAGCGCGAATCCCGCGCTGGCCTCGGCCGCCGATCTCGATCGCCTGCATTCGCTCGATCTGGATATCGTTGTCGATTTCCGGTCTCCCGGCGAGAAGTCGCCTGCCGAGGCCGCTTTCGGCGAGCGCTTTCACTGGCTCGCGGTGCCGGTGCTGGAGGGCAGCATGGCGATGGATGTGCTGGTGCCGCGCCTGCGTGCAAGCACGCCCACACAGATGCGAGACTTCATGCTCGATGTGTACCGCGATTTTCCGGTGCGCTACCGCGAGGCGTTCGGCGCGTTCCTGCGTCATGCCGAGGCCGGCCGCACGCTGTTCTATCACTGCACCGCAGGCAAGGACCGCACAGGCTTTGCGTCGTTGCTGTTGCTATCGGCGCTTGGCGTGTCGCAGGACGAAATCGTTGCCAATTACCTCGAATCCAATCACTGGAATCGCCGCCTCAACGAAGATGTGCTGGCGCGCGTGGCCCCGATCGGGGTCGACGCGGACGTCATCATGCCGTTGCTCGAAGTGCGGCCCGAATACCTGGAAGCATCGATGGATGCGATTGCGCGGGCCTACGGCAGTGTGGAGCAATTTCTTGCCGATGACCTGCGCATCGATGTGGGGCAACTACGCGGGCACTACCTCGAAGATTAG
- a CDS encoding acetate/propionate family kinase, whose amino-acid sequence MTTAHPVILVVNAGSSSVKISIFSVPEAAHEDVEVLPAQLAHGQIEGIGVAPHIEGRLADGTVVADERFPVELVPDHDAAFRLIQARLQEGLRDTPPVAIGHRVVHGGMDFADAVRIDDNVIARLDALVPLAPLHQPHNLTAIRAVRAAAPDLLQVACFDTAFHAGHDPMAQLMALPYEYYEQGIRRFGFHGLSYAYIARRLKQVAPDLAEGRVIVAHFGNGASLCAMRGGKSVESTMGLTALDGMPMGTRCGTIDPGAVLWLAAQGMTPDAIQAMLYGQSGLKGISGVSSDMRALLASDTPRAKLAVDFYAYRAAQEIGKLAVTLGGLDGLVFTAGIGANSPDVRARVCAHLTDLFGISLDAAANGDNCQRISSDTSRVPVLALQTDEEGMIALSTAKILLNGG is encoded by the coding sequence GTGACCACTGCTCATCCCGTCATCCTCGTCGTCAACGCTGGCTCGTCGAGCGTCAAGATTTCCATCTTCTCCGTGCCGGAGGCTGCTCACGAGGACGTCGAAGTCCTGCCCGCGCAGCTTGCGCACGGTCAGATCGAAGGTATCGGCGTGGCGCCGCATATCGAGGGGCGCCTGGCCGATGGAACCGTCGTCGCCGACGAGCGCTTTCCCGTGGAGCTGGTGCCCGATCACGATGCGGCGTTCCGCCTGATCCAGGCCAGGCTGCAGGAAGGCCTGCGCGACACGCCGCCGGTAGCGATCGGCCATCGCGTGGTGCATGGCGGCATGGACTTTGCCGACGCCGTGCGCATCGACGACAACGTGATCGCCAGGCTCGATGCGCTGGTACCGCTGGCACCGCTGCACCAGCCACACAACCTGACGGCGATCCGCGCGGTGCGGGCCGCCGCGCCCGACCTGTTGCAGGTGGCGTGCTTCGACACCGCGTTCCACGCCGGGCACGATCCGATGGCCCAGTTGATGGCGCTGCCCTACGAGTACTACGAGCAGGGCATCCGGCGTTTCGGCTTTCATGGGCTGTCCTACGCGTATATCGCGCGCCGGCTCAAGCAGGTGGCGCCCGACTTGGCCGAGGGCCGCGTGATCGTTGCCCACTTCGGCAATGGCGCGAGCCTGTGCGCGATGCGCGGCGGCAAGAGCGTGGAATCGACCATGGGCCTCACGGCGCTGGACGGCATGCCGATGGGCACGCGCTGCGGCACGATCGACCCCGGCGCGGTGCTGTGGCTGGCGGCGCAAGGGATGACGCCCGACGCAATCCAGGCGATGCTCTATGGGCAATCTGGCCTGAAGGGTATCTCCGGCGTCAGCAGCGACATGCGCGCACTGCTGGCCAGCGATACGCCGCGCGCGAAGCTGGCCGTGGACTTCTACGCCTATCGCGCCGCACAGGAAATCGGCAAGCTCGCGGTCACGCTGGGTGGCCTGGATGGACTGGTCTTCACGGCTGGTATCGGCGCCAACTCGCCGGACGTGCGCGCACGCGTCTGCGCGCACCTCACCGATCTCTTCGGCATCTCGCTGGATGCCGCGGCCAATGGCGACAACTGCCAGCGCATCAGCAGCGACACAAGCCGCGTGCCGGTGCTGGCGCTGCAGACGGACGAGGAAGGCATGATCGCCCTCTCGACCGCGAAGATCCTGCTAAACGGCGGCTAA
- a CDS encoding phosphate acetyltransferase, which produces MPTTPSTDKYAQLLARCEGLPPIPTAVAHPCDQSSLDGALEAARLGLITPLLVGPEWRIRQVAEEHGLTLGDTPIIDTPHSHASAEAAVEAVRSGRAELLMKGSLHTDELLHAVTRSTSGLRTERRLSHVFAMDVPTYHKPLFITDAAVNIFPTLNEKADIVRNAIDLVRILGVERPKVAILSAVETVTDKIPSTIDAAALCMMSLRGQIEGGLLDGPLAFDNAISKAAAETKGIHSEVAGDPDILLVPDLEAGNMLAKQLTFLAGAEAAGIVLGARVPIILTSRADSVRARIGSCAIAVLIAHARRVATEAAVKV; this is translated from the coding sequence ATGCCGACCACACCGTCCACCGACAAGTACGCCCAGCTGCTCGCGCGTTGCGAGGGGCTGCCCCCCATCCCCACCGCCGTCGCGCATCCGTGCGACCAGTCATCGCTCGATGGCGCACTGGAAGCTGCACGACTTGGCCTGATTACTCCGCTGCTGGTTGGTCCCGAGTGGCGCATCCGGCAAGTGGCGGAGGAGCACGGCCTGACCCTCGGCGATACCCCGATCATCGACACGCCTCACAGCCATGCTTCGGCCGAAGCCGCCGTGGAAGCCGTGCGCTCGGGCCGCGCCGAACTGCTGATGAAGGGCAGCCTCCATACCGATGAGTTGCTGCACGCCGTGACGCGCAGCACCAGCGGTTTGCGCACGGAACGGCGCCTTTCGCATGTCTTCGCGATGGACGTGCCGACCTATCACAAGCCGCTGTTCATCACGGACGCCGCGGTCAACATCTTCCCCACGCTGAACGAGAAGGCCGACATCGTGCGCAACGCCATCGACCTCGTGCGCATTCTCGGCGTCGAGCGCCCCAAGGTGGCGATTCTCTCGGCCGTGGAAACAGTGACGGACAAGATCCCGTCGACGATCGACGCCGCCGCGCTGTGCATGATGAGCCTGCGCGGGCAGATCGAAGGCGGCCTGCTCGATGGTCCGCTGGCGTTCGACAACGCCATCAGCAAGGCCGCGGCCGAAACCAAGGGCATCCATTCCGAAGTGGCCGGCGACCCCGATATCCTGCTCGTGCCGGACCTCGAAGCCGGCAACATGCTCGCCAAGCAGCTCACGTTCCTGGCCGGTGCGGAAGCGGCTGGCATCGTGCTTGGCGCGCGCGTGCCGATCATCCTGACCAGCCGCGCCGACAGCGTGCGCGCGCGCATTGGTAGTTGCGCGATCGCCGTGCTCATCGCCCATGCACGCCGTGTTGCCACCGAGGCAGCCGTCAAGGTCTGA
- a CDS encoding DUF3141 domain-containing protein produces the protein MTARQPTAVTSTAEAPSPAATALAGFLPPVPPTAIAHAAWEYGLDAWQRSILFLDILRQRGNETAEHERGGMPPVLVFDYEVLIDGRDLPTPVNYALVRIVPPEGQPTDPAKRPFVVMDPRAGHGPGIGGFKSDSEIGNALRSGHPCYFITFFRDPCPGQTIEDVARTEGLFLQAVAERHPDAPGKPFVVGNCQAGWALLMLAAAAPEVTGPILLAGAPVAYWSGVRGKNPMRYSGGLLGGTWLASLAADLGNGRFDGAWLVQNFEKLDPANTFWSKLYNVYAKADTEGPRFLEFERWWGGHFLMNRGEIDWIVQNLFVGNHLTAGEVRSNDGKTVIDLRNVRSPVIVFASWGDNITPPQQALNWIPDLYANVDEIVANDQTIVYCLHPSIGHLGIFVSGSVANKEHSELFCALDLIDVLPPGLYEAKIDDIAPGTSHKDLIEGRYMVRFERRTIDDILALDDGRDDELPFQVVRRVAEINQHLYDTFASPFLRAMSNESMAEVIRAVHPTRLERSLEGDTNPWMQWVSAMAPAVREARQPVSPDNPFLAMQTAISDQIVRSLDLYRDMRDAWQEQAFSSIYATPWLPALFGMKVDTERAESPAVSALRTEVAELRRREALSRIGEGTLVDGFLRILAYVTAGKSAIEERPFNLLRKLAVENPPDERFTLAEFKDAVRRQSYVVSLDPEAALRTLPQLVPDMKERRRVMVLAHRVLTVGGPLEGEWMERYRKVADVMGTDHGKATREADADAKT, from the coding sequence ATGACCGCACGTCAACCGACCGCTGTCACATCGACAGCGGAGGCACCCTCACCGGCCGCGACCGCGCTCGCCGGGTTTCTTCCACCAGTTCCGCCTACCGCCATTGCGCACGCCGCATGGGAGTACGGCCTCGATGCGTGGCAACGCTCGATCCTGTTCCTCGACATCCTTCGGCAGCGCGGCAATGAAACCGCGGAGCACGAGCGCGGTGGTATGCCGCCAGTGCTGGTTTTCGACTACGAGGTACTGATCGACGGTCGCGATTTGCCGACGCCGGTCAACTACGCGCTGGTTCGCATCGTGCCACCTGAAGGGCAACCGACGGACCCGGCCAAGCGGCCGTTCGTGGTGATGGACCCCCGCGCGGGGCACGGTCCCGGCATCGGCGGGTTCAAGTCCGACAGCGAGATTGGCAACGCGCTGCGCAGTGGGCATCCGTGTTACTTCATCACGTTCTTCCGCGATCCTTGCCCGGGGCAGACGATCGAGGACGTCGCGCGTACGGAAGGCCTGTTTCTGCAGGCGGTCGCCGAGCGCCACCCCGATGCGCCCGGCAAGCCATTCGTCGTCGGCAACTGTCAGGCAGGCTGGGCCCTGCTGATGCTGGCGGCTGCCGCGCCGGAAGTCACCGGCCCGATCCTGCTGGCTGGCGCGCCTGTGGCGTACTGGTCCGGAGTGCGTGGCAAGAATCCGATGCGGTACTCGGGTGGCCTGCTTGGCGGCACCTGGCTGGCATCGCTGGCTGCGGATCTGGGCAATGGCCGCTTCGACGGCGCCTGGCTCGTCCAGAACTTCGAGAAGCTCGATCCCGCGAACACGTTCTGGTCGAAGCTCTACAACGTTTATGCCAAGGCCGATACCGAGGGTCCGCGTTTCCTGGAGTTCGAGCGCTGGTGGGGCGGCCACTTCCTGATGAACCGGGGAGAGATCGACTGGATCGTGCAGAACCTGTTCGTCGGCAACCATCTCACAGCGGGTGAGGTGCGCAGCAACGACGGCAAGACGGTGATCGACCTGCGGAACGTGCGCTCGCCGGTGATCGTGTTTGCCTCCTGGGGCGACAACATCACGCCGCCGCAGCAGGCGCTGAACTGGATTCCCGATCTCTACGCGAACGTTGACGAGATCGTCGCCAACGACCAGACCATCGTCTATTGCCTGCATCCTTCGATCGGCCACCTCGGCATCTTCGTATCGGGCAGCGTGGCCAACAAGGAACACTCGGAACTCTTCTGCGCGCTGGACCTGATCGACGTGCTGCCGCCGGGCCTGTACGAAGCGAAGATCGATGACATCGCGCCGGGCACGTCGCACAAGGATCTGATCGAAGGCCGCTACATGGTGCGCTTCGAACGGCGCACGATCGACGACATCCTGGCGCTCGACGACGGCCGGGACGACGAACTGCCGTTCCAGGTGGTGCGCCGCGTGGCCGAGATCAACCAGCATCTCTACGATACGTTTGCCTCGCCGTTCCTGCGCGCGATGTCGAACGAGTCGATGGCGGAGGTGATTCGGGCGGTGCATCCGACGCGGCTTGAACGCTCGCTGGAAGGTGACACCAATCCGTGGATGCAATGGGTGAGCGCGATGGCGCCGGCCGTGCGCGAAGCGCGCCAGCCCGTGTCACCCGACAACCCGTTCCTGGCCATGCAGACCGCGATTTCCGACCAGATCGTGCGCTCGCTCGACCTGTACCGCGATATGCGCGATGCCTGGCAGGAACAGGCGTTCTCGTCGATCTACGCCACGCCGTGGCTGCCGGCCCTGTTCGGCATGAAGGTGGATACCGAGCGCGCCGAGTCGCCCGCCGTTAGCGCGCTGCGCACGGAGGTGGCGGAACTTCGCCGTCGCGAGGCGCTGTCCCGGATCGGCGAGGGCACGCTGGTCGATGGATTCCTGCGTATCCTGGCCTACGTGACGGCGGGCAAGTCCGCCATCGAGGAACGTCCATTCAACCTGCTACGCAAGCTGGCGGTGGAAAACCCGCCCGACGAGCGTTTCACGCTGGCCGAGTTCAAGGACGCGGTACGGCGTCAGAGCTATGTAGTCAGTCTCGACCCCGAGGCCGCGCTGCGCACGCTGCCACAACTCGTGCCGGACATGAAGGAGCGCCGCCGGGTGATGGTGCTGGCGCATCGCGTGCTGACTGTCGGTGGCCCGCTCGAGGGCGAGTGGATGGAGCGTTATCGCAAGGTCGCTGACGTGATGGGTACCGATCACGGCAAGGCCACGCGCGAGGCGGACGCCGACGCCAAGACCTGA
- the fabI gene encoding enoyl-ACP reductase FabI: protein MVQVPNPPLAGARVLVVGVANEDSIAWGCARAFREMGAEIALTYLNDKALPYVEPLARQVEAPILMPLNVEDDTQMDALFARIAAEWGQLDSLVHSVAFAPKADLQGGLLNSSAAGFARAMDVSCHSFIRMARRAVPLMPHGGTMFAMSYDGANRVVPNYDLMGPVKAALEASCRYLAYELGPRNIRVHAISPGPLKTRAASGLKDFDALLAEAAGRAPLGELVDIMDVGFATAYLATPYARRLSGNTVYVDGGVHVMA from the coding sequence ATGGTGCAAGTACCGAATCCACCCCTTGCAGGGGCGCGCGTGCTCGTCGTGGGCGTGGCGAACGAGGACTCGATTGCCTGGGGCTGCGCCCGGGCGTTCCGGGAAATGGGCGCCGAGATCGCGCTGACCTATCTCAACGACAAGGCGCTACCGTACGTGGAGCCACTGGCGCGCCAGGTGGAGGCGCCGATCCTGATGCCGCTCAATGTCGAGGACGATACACAGATGGACGCGCTATTCGCGCGTATCGCAGCAGAATGGGGGCAGCTGGATTCCCTGGTCCATTCCGTGGCTTTCGCGCCGAAGGCCGACCTGCAGGGCGGACTGCTCAATTCATCGGCCGCCGGATTCGCACGGGCGATGGATGTCTCCTGCCACTCGTTCATTCGCATGGCGCGCCGCGCAGTGCCGCTGATGCCGCACGGCGGCACGATGTTCGCGATGAGCTACGACGGTGCCAACCGCGTGGTGCCGAACTATGACTTGATGGGGCCGGTAAAGGCCGCGCTGGAAGCCAGTTGCCGCTATCTGGCCTATGAGCTCGGGCCACGCAACATCCGCGTGCACGCGATCTCGCCCGGGCCGCTGAAGACGCGCGCGGCGTCGGGGCTCAAGGACTTCGACGCTCTGCTGGCCGAGGCGGCGGGGCGCGCGCCGTTGGGCGAACTGGTCGACATCATGGATGTTGGCTTCGCCACCGCCTACCTGGCTACGCCGTACGCGCGACGGCTGTCGGGCAACACCGTGTACGTCGATGGCGGTGTGCACGTGATGGCCTGA
- a CDS encoding RNA recognition motif domain-containing protein: protein MQVLIRGLHRDVTADMLREKLKIYARVISIEIMREGDADHPWAWVDLDVDAFTAWRLLRQLDKQYFAGSIMRWYIPAHQN from the coding sequence ATGCAGGTACTGATCCGCGGGCTGCATCGAGATGTGACGGCGGATATGCTGCGCGAGAAGCTCAAGATTTACGCCCGCGTCATCTCGATCGAGATCATGCGCGAGGGTGACGCCGATCATCCATGGGCATGGGTGGATCTGGACGTCGACGCCTTCACGGCCTGGCGGCTGTTGCGCCAGCTCGACAAACAGTACTTCGCCGGCAGCATCATGCGCTGGTACATCCCGGCGCACCAGAACTAG
- a CDS encoding TOBE domain-containing protein, whose amino-acid sequence MLELQGAIWFRAGTHDWGGKDRIALLAAIGEHGSITAAARAVGISYKAAWDAIDAMNNSAGEPLVSRAAGGKGGGGTRLTERAERLIRTYHAMEAEHARFVAYLDKVGSALSDADADDLHLMRRFMVQTSARNKLFGRVEAVRGGAVNDEVTLALPGGQRVVSTITHESVETLGLAAGAEAFALVKASSVMIGLPDPNVRLSARNQLPGVVSRVQPGAVNAEVVLDLDGGGTVAAIITNAAVTELDLKVGTRAVAIFKASSVILGTVG is encoded by the coding sequence ATGCTCGAACTCCAGGGAGCGATCTGGTTTCGCGCCGGCACGCATGATTGGGGCGGCAAGGACCGCATCGCGCTGCTGGCTGCCATTGGCGAACATGGCTCGATCACGGCCGCGGCGCGCGCCGTCGGCATCAGCTACAAGGCTGCCTGGGACGCCATCGACGCCATGAACAACAGCGCCGGCGAGCCGCTGGTTTCGCGCGCGGCTGGCGGCAAGGGCGGGGGCGGTACCCGACTGACCGAACGCGCCGAGCGCCTGATCCGCACCTACCATGCGATGGAGGCCGAGCACGCCCGCTTCGTCGCCTACCTTGACAAGGTCGGGAGCGCATTGAGCGATGCGGATGCCGACGACCTTCACCTGATGAGGCGATTCATGGTCCAGACCAGTGCGCGCAACAAGCTGTTCGGCCGCGTGGAAGCGGTTCGCGGCGGGGCCGTCAACGATGAAGTCACGCTGGCGCTGCCGGGTGGTCAGCGCGTTGTTTCCACTATCACGCATGAGAGCGTGGAGACCCTGGGCCTGGCGGCCGGCGCCGAGGCGTTCGCGCTCGTCAAGGCATCGTCGGTGATGATCGGCCTGCCCGACCCCAACGTGCGGCTGTCGGCGCGTAACCAGTTGCCGGGCGTGGTCTCGCGCGTGCAGCCGGGCGCGGTCAATGCCGAGGTAGTGCTCGATCTCGATGGCGGCGGCACGGTCGCGGCCATCATCACCAATGCAGCGGTGACGGAACTCGATCTGAAGGTGGGCACGCGTGCGGTGGCCATTTTCAAGGCGTCGAGCGTGATCCTCGGGACGGTGGGCTAG
- a CDS encoding class IV adenylate cyclase → MARNIEIKARIACVEALIPRAAAVADHGPELIEQDDTFFPCPNGRLKLRAFSADQGQLIFYSRPDQTGPKESFYILSPTASPDTLRAALVSAHGERGRVRKVRTLFLVGRTRVHLDRVEGLGDFLELEVVLREGEPAEAGVAEAHGLMARLGVNHDALIEGAYVDLLTSDQATRAGRGA, encoded by the coding sequence ATGGCACGCAATATCGAAATCAAGGCACGCATCGCCTGCGTCGAGGCGTTGATCCCGCGCGCCGCCGCTGTCGCGGATCATGGCCCGGAACTGATCGAGCAGGATGACACATTCTTCCCGTGCCCGAACGGCAGGCTCAAGCTGCGCGCGTTCAGTGCCGATCAAGGGCAACTGATCTTCTATTCGCGGCCTGACCAGACGGGGCCGAAGGAAAGTTTCTACATCCTGTCCCCGACGGCGTCGCCCGACACGTTGCGAGCCGCATTGGTCTCGGCCCACGGCGAGCGTGGACGCGTGCGCAAGGTGCGGACACTGTTCCTCGTCGGTCGCACGCGCGTGCATCTCGATCGCGTGGAAGGATTGGGCGACTTTCTGGAACTGGAAGTGGTGCTGCGCGAAGGTGAGCCAGCGGAAGCCGGCGTCGCCGAGGCGCATGGACTGATGGCGCGGCTGGGCGTGAACCATGACGCCCTGATCGAAGGCGCCTACGTCGATCTGCTGACTTCGGATCAGGCCACGCGTGCGGGCAGGGGCGCGTAG